The following is a genomic window from Mycobacterium parmense.
GTGGATGCCGTGGTGGGAATAGAGTTTCATGATATGCCACAGGATCGGTCGTCCACCGATCTCCACCATCGGCTTGGGGCGGATGACGGTTTCCTCCCGGATTCGTGTGCCGAGACCGCCTGCAAGCAATACGGCTTTCATCGAGCTCGCTTTTGTTTTCGCTGATACCAACTTGATGTCACCTTCGGCCGATCCGCCGCCTCCGCCAGTCCCGCGGAGTATCTCGTGTCACCTTCTACTATCACAGTCATGTACCCGAAGACTTCGGCGGGGATGTTGCGCGCATATCTTTCGTTCAGATGACGGATCAGCAGGTAAGACCCCAATCTTTCGGAAAGAAATCCGACGGCCCTGATTTGCTGATCGTTGTATTTTTTCACACGGTCGCCGTACCGGCACAGGAATTGCCTACCGACAACCTCGATTTTCGACAGGGCCTGCACCAGCCAGGACTTCGGGTAGATTCCGAGTTCGATGCCTCCCGGGATGAAGTGCTTCGCGCCCAGCAGCTCCGTCACCGAACGGGAATCCAGCACGCCTAATTCAACTGCCAAATTGGTGTAATCAAGGATGTCCTTCAACTGGTGGCCCGATGCATACTGCCCCAGCACCGACTCCGCAAGAAAAATGGGTTGCGCAAGCAGGAAACCGACGTCGCCTCTCAGCATGGAGGCAGATAGCTCGACCTCTTCATCCACGCTGTCCATGTTCAGTTCCCGCATCGTGGGATACGAATGCGATTCCGAGCCGACGGCGAAAGGAAGAACCCTCTTTCGATACGAGGAGATCTCGATGAGCTCGGCCTCGCCGGCGAACCTTTCGATCGCGACCGGCAGAGCGTGCGTTCCCGCGGCGCCGTAGGCGATCGAACGAGCCTCGTGCCAAAACGGGTCCAGTTGCTTTACATGACAGGCGGAGTCGGTTTGGAAATTGCCGAGCGCGATGCAGTCGTCATACCATTTGTCGGGCAATAGTGGCTTCTTGTGCGTAACGCAGAAGCTGTGAATCATGATTGCGGATCAGTTCCCGGATGGAACGCTCGTCGGAGACGACGCGCTCGGGGCTTTTACGAACACATCCACCGTTCGGCGGCGGAGCGCACCGAGGGCAGGGCGGGGGCCGATGGGTTCGTCATGCGGGCAGTCTAGCTAGCTCGCGGCCGGTTCTGGCCATAAGGGCGCGACTCGTCGCGTCACGTCGACCCGTCAAGCCCGGTAGGCGCTCGGCTTCGGGTTGCGGAGAGCACGGCGCACGACGACGACGGAATCGTGGATCTCGACGCTGCCGAGGATCGCGGTGATGACCGGCACCGAAGCCTCTTGGGCCCGGGCCGGGGGGCCTGCCCGAAAGCCGGTCTCGCCGGTGGCAACCTGGTAATGGCTGTGCATCGCGTCGATCAACGCCCGGATGAGCTCCATGAAAGAAACGGGGCTGTCGCGGTAGAACGTCGAGTAGTCGCAGTCGACGTCTTCGACGATGTAGACGCCGCCGTCGATCAACGCATTCGCGAAAAGGCAGCGGAACGAATCCACCATGTGCGAGCTCGTATGGCGGCCTCCGTCGACGATGACGTCGAACGGACCGAATTCCGCGGCCACGTCCTTGAGCGAACAGACCTCTTGCTCGGCGCCGACGCGGACGTAACTGCCTTCGGAATTCGCGACCCTCAACAACTTCGAATCGACGTCGAGGCCGACGATGAGCGAGTCGGCGTGCAGGTACTCCTGCCACGCCGGTAGCGCCCCTCCGTAGAAGCCACCGATCACCAACATCCTGATCGGTCTGGCCCGGTCGACCACGGACTCACGAACAGGCAAGTGGCGCAACAACGTAGGGCTACGCGGCCCCAACTTCTCGCCACGCGGCTCGGAGTCCGCCGCCGTCCACGTGGTCATCGCCGCAAGCTCTGGCCCCAGGGCCCTCAGCATCGCCTCGCGGCCCCTGTACGGATAGCGCCAAGGTATGCGGAAAGCGGGAGGCCGGGCTACTTCGCGCAGACCGCGACCCGCCAGCGTCAGCCGCAGGTAGTCCCTGATCTGGGTCACCGACATGTTGGCGAGTACGCGCTTGTGGGTCTTTCGCCGCGGTGAACCACTCATATCGCACCTATTGTAGGGGTCACCTGAAACCGCCCCCATGCGCCCGCGACCCGGCTCAGGTCGCCACCAGGGCAACGGTGTTGGAGACGATTGCCCCGAAACGGTTTGGGGGACGCCGGACCACCTAGCCGGCGATCGCTGACTGACGCCTAGGACGGCTTCACAGGTGGCCTGACCCACGAACGGGGTCCGCAGCCGAGCCGGTTCACGTTCGCTTCGATCAGACCGTAGGGATAATCGGTGTGCTGCTCGAGGAACTCGCGCAGCTGTGTCATGGAGTCGTGCCACGGGGCGTTGTGGCGCGGCAGGACCGTCTTGAGGAACGGGAACCGCAGGTGCTCGATGAGGCCGTCCCAGAAATAGAGCGTGTTGTTCGTGGGTGGGCCGGCGAACCTGCCGGCCCACTGGTGCGCCGGCGACCGGCTGTAGGCGGCTTCGACGGCCGCGGCCGAGACGAACGGTGTGATCGTGAGCCCCGCCGCGCGGGCGCGCCTGGACATGCCGATCTCGTAGCGCCGGATGAGGCGAGGCTTGTCGACGATGTAGCGGAACCCGTCCCAGAAATCTTCGAGAAATGGGCGCGTCCGCGAGTTGAGATCCCACGCCAGGAAGAAGGACTGCAAGTGGGCAGCGTACTCGGCACTCTCGATGGCTCCGTACATGTCGGCGCCGTGGAAGCAGTCCCACATCTCTTTGATCGGGAAGAGCGGACCGTACACGCTGTCGTTGGTGAGGACCAGGCGGTCGAATTGGTCGAGCGACCAGCCGCGCTGCCGGACGACCGACCACGCGAGGTGCCAGGAGCCGAAATCGAGCGAAAGTGTCCGGCGAGTGAAGATGCCCGCACACAGCGAGCGGAGCGGGGCGACCGACTCCGCGGTCAGCGTCGGCGACCCCGAGACGAAGACGACCGTGGCTCCGAGCCGGTTCAGCGCCCGTAGGTAGTAGACGACGTAGGGGTCGACGACGCCCTGCGGGTCGAAGTGCGCGAAGAGAACCAGCGTGCGCCGGTCCGGCGGTGGCTGCGGCGGAAGCTCCTGATGATTTTGACAGATGAAGCCCAGCGCATCCCCGCTCACGCGGTAGCGGATAGCGGCTCGGTGGGAGTCGCGGACGGATTCGTCACGCAGGGTCCCGGGGAATCTCCACATGGCGCCCAAAACGTCTGGCGCCTGCCAATTTCGGAGCGCGTCCGGTCGCTGGAACTTTCCGGCGAGGCCACCGAACGCAAATCGGGGTTCCCGATCGCTCAAGGTCAGACTTCCCTCGTCGTGCGTGACAGGACCGCGTCAGAGCGTAACAGGGAGGCGTCACACACCGCGGGACTCGACCCACGTTCGAATGCGTCGGGCGGAGGTCTTCGGTCGCACCCAGGCGGACTCGCCGAGTCCGAGTCGGTCGAGGTTGGATTCGATGAGCTCGTAGGGGTACTCGGTGTGCTGTTCGATGAACTCGCGCAGCTGCGGGATGGAATCCTGCCAGGGCTCGTTGTGGCGCGGCAATCTGGTCTTGAGGAACGGGAAGCGCAGATGCTCGATCAGGACATCCCAGAAGTAGATGGTGGTGTTGG
Proteins encoded in this region:
- a CDS encoding rhamnan synthesis F family protein — encoded protein: MSGDALGFICQNHQELPPQPPPDRRTLVLFAHFDPQGVVDPYVVYYLRALNRLGATVVFVSGSPTLTAESVAPLRSLCAGIFTRRTLSLDFGSWHLAWSVVRQRGWSLDQFDRLVLTNDSVYGPLFPIKEMWDCFHGADMYGAIESAEYAAHLQSFFLAWDLNSRTRPFLEDFWDGFRYIVDKPRLIRRYEIGMSRRARAAGLTITPFVSAAAVEAAYSRSPAHQWAGRFAGPPTNNTLYFWDGLIEHLRFPFLKTVLPRHNAPWHDSMTQLREFLEQHTDYPYGLIEANVNRLGCGPRSWVRPPVKPS
- a CDS encoding class I SAM-dependent methyltransferase, whose translation is MSGSPRRKTHKRVLANMSVTQIRDYLRLTLAGRGLREVARPPAFRIPWRYPYRGREAMLRALGPELAAMTTWTAADSEPRGEKLGPRSPTLLRHLPVRESVVDRARPIRMLVIGGFYGGALPAWQEYLHADSLIVGLDVDSKLLRVANSEGSYVRVGAEQEVCSLKDVAAEFGPFDVIVDGGRHTSSHMVDSFRCLFANALIDGGVYIVEDVDCDYSTFYRDSPVSFMELIRALIDAMHSHYQVATGETGFRAGPPARAQEASVPVITAILGSVEIHDSVVVVRRALRNPKPSAYRA